TGCTTTTTTAGAAGGTTACATTCAATCCAAGGGAAAAAATCCGGGTTGCCAGGTTTCCGGTTTCGGGGTCGCCATATTCCCAATCACGCTGCCATACCGCTACGTTACGAACCGAACCATACAGTTTTACCTTTTCAATATCTGCTTTCCTGGTCCATGTTTTTGGGAACGTATAACCTACCGCCACGTTCTCAAAACGAATAAAGGAGCGGTCATACAACTTGTCTGTTGCAGCACCTGCAGGTCCCAGGGCATCCAGCCGCGCATACTTGTTGGTGGGATTATTGGGCGTCCAGTACGATTTGGAGAATGTATTGAAATTGGCGGTGATCAATGAACCGCCATTGTCTTTGTTCATATAATTACCCGAAAGGCTTTTGTGCCCCATATACGAGTAGATATTGAACGAAAGTGTCAGGTTCCTGAAAAAAGTAAAGTCGTTACGCAACTGCCAGTTTATTGGCGGCGCCGTTTGGCCCAGAAACACTTTATCATAGTCGTTATACACCGCCGTAGTGGATCCATCAGCATTCTTCTTGTCGTCTGCTGTATAAATATTCGCAATTTTTGGATCGCCGGGACTTTGCCCATATTTCTTTGCTTCTGCGGCTTCGTTTGCCTGCCAGATACCCGTTACCCGGTGCGACCAGATAGCGCTGATGGGTTTGCCAATGAACCATCCATTACTCTTATCATCCATTTCCTTTACGCCGATCACATTACCGCTTGCATCTAAAATATTTTCATTTTGATAATAGAGGTGGGTGATCCGGTTTTTGTTGTACGAAAAGTTCAGGGTTGTTCGCCATTCCACCACATTACTTCTAACGTTTAAGGAATTAATGGAGATCTCAAAACCTTTATTCTGCACTTCACCCAGGTTGGTGGTGATGCTGGCAAAACCGGTGAACCCGGGAAGGCGTTGCGCCATGACCATATCATGCGTTCTCATGGCATAGAATTCCAAAGCGCCCGTAATGCGGTCATTCAGGAAGCCATAGTCGAGCCCAACGTTCAATGACGCGGTTTTTTCCCATTGCAGATTGGGATTTGCCATGCGATCAACCAACAAATACTTTACTTCTTCCATGCCACTTGCCACGATGTAACCCATAGTGGCGCCAACGCCGGAACCAAGATTTGCCAGGGAAACATACGGGTCGCCCAATGAACGGTTACCGTTCTCGCCATAGGAGACGCGCAGTTTACCGGTGCTCATGAGGTTATTCCATTTAAAGAACTTTTCATCAACAAACGACCAGGCCGCTGCCAGTGCCGGAAATGTGGCATAAGGATTTTTTTGCCCGAATGCCGAGTAACCGTCACGACGAACCGATGCGGTCAGCATATAGCGGTTGTCGTAGGAATAGAAGGCCCGCGCCAGCAACGCATCGGCACTCTGGTGAGAGTCTGTAGTTGAAAAATTACTGTTTTCCTTTGTGGCATTGGAGGTGTTATGAAAACCCAATGCATCGGAAGGCAGGATGTTGCGGGCTTCGGTCCTGTCCTGCCAGTACCTGCGATCTTCGGCTTCCTGCACCAGGGTGAGACCTACCCGGTGTTTCTTAGCGAAGGTATGTTCCCAGGCCAGGGTATTGTTCAACGACCAGTCGAATCTTTTTGAACTCTCGCGGTCTACTCCCCTGTTTACCGCCAGCACATCCGGTTCTGCAGCCGACATAAAATAGCGGTTGTAAAACCACTGATAGCGTGGTGAGGCATTGAATGAATAAGTAATACCAAATGGCAGCTTCACCTTAGCATTCAGGATCGTATTCAGTACAGTGTAGCCTTTCTCCAGTTCCAGGTACTGCTTTTCAAAATCATAGTTATATCCTCTTTTTATAGATTCATCACCCATGGGATATTGCGCCAGGCTTCCATCTGCATTCCGGTAATGACTGTATGGAGCATTGCGGATGGGATTTTGTTCCCAATAATTGGTTCCTAAACCAGGCGCCAGGTCGCCGTCACTGCGGTCCTGGAAGTTTACGTTGGCGCCTATCTCCAGCCATTTATTTACTTTTCCCTCCAGTTTCAGATTGGAACGCATTGCCTTATAATTATTGTAGTTAACGGCGCCTTCGTTGCGCAGGTAGCCAACGGACATATAATAATTCATTTTATCACTGGCGCCGGAGACACTGGTGTTATAATCCTGGTTGATCCCTGTACGGAATGTATTCTTATACCAATCGTAAGTATTGCCTGCCAGATAATCCTTCAATACGCCTCCTTCCAATCCCAGGCGTTTGGCATAAATACTGGCATCGGTTTCACCGGCTGAATTGGTAGTGTATGCCCGCCACTGGTCAATGGAAACACCTAAACCGCCCAGATTTTCCGGTGTATCAAAATAGCCAGGTTTATTTATAGTAGCGGCTGTTTGGTATGCCTCATAATTACCTGTAGTGGCGTTTAAGCCATAAGTTGGTGTTTTATACCAGTCTTCGCGGTACTTCATGTAAGCCTGCGGCCCAAACACCTCGCGGTATGCACTCTTTGTAGTGGCGCCTAAGTTAGAAGAGAAATTTACAACCGGCTTACCCGGTTTTCCTTTTTTGGTGGTAACAATGATCACCCCGCTTGCTGCCCTTGATCCATAGATGGCAGCGGCCGATGCATCTTTTAATACATCTATCTGGCTGATATCATCGGGATTGATCTCGGAGAGTTCACCGTAAAAGATCATCCCGTCGAGAATGATCAAAGGGTCATTGTGCCCGCCGTCAGTATATACGGAGCGCTGTCCGCGCAGTTGCAGAGAACCGCCTCCTTTTGCCGAGGGATCGTACCCCACGCTCAGCCCCGGTGTTCCGCGCAGGATATCCTGAACGGTGTTTGGATTTTCATTGGCCAAATTATCCGGGCGAATTTGCACTACCGAACCCGTGAGGTCTTTTTTTCTTGCCTGGCCATAACCAATCACCACTACATCATCGAGCGTTTTAGTTTCCGGTTCCAGCCGGATCTCGAGCGTAGCCACTTCACCCACTGAAACTGTTTGTGTAATATACCCCATGGAAGACACCGTAATGCTTGCATTCGGCGCAAGCTGCAGCGAAAAAATACCTTTGGCATTTGTAATGACGCCGCCACTGGCATTCTGGTCTTTAACGGTAACGCCGGGAATGGGTTTGTTGGAACGGCTGTCGATTACCTTTCCGGAGATGAGTTTTGACTGGGCTGATACCCCTTGCGATATGACTATCAAAAGAAAAAATGACAGCACATATTTTCCCATGACAAAAAGGTAGCGCCCTTTTGTTTTACAAAAGTTTGCAATGTTCATAAGCAATCATTAAATGTGTGAAGACAATAGTTTTGGATAATTCTCCCGTGAAAATAGATGTTCAAATAACCTTTATCGGGGGTGAAATCGGGAATAAAAGGGGGCAAATCATGATTTGCCCCCTTTTAAAGGAGCTGACCTGTAAGGTGCATCATTTGAGCTTACATTTGTATTAGCTTAATTGCACCTGACAGGTCAATTCCTTTTGTAGTGACCTGTCAGGTTCGATCGATCTCTCTGATTTTCCAAGACCCGATGACGAACCTTACAGGTCACAATTGTTCGATTGCTTATTCCTTTATTATTTTCCTGGACATTATGTCACTTCCATTATGAATTACAATATGATAAATACCGGCAGCCAATTGTTTTACCGGCAGCTGCTGCGCCGTATTTCTGATAATAACTGCGGCAACCAGGATACCTTCCGTATTATACACCTGACA
The Niastella koreensis GR20-10 genome window above contains:
- a CDS encoding SusC/RagA family TonB-linked outer membrane protein; its protein translation is MGKYVLSFFLLIVISQGVSAQSKLISGKVIDSRSNKPIPGVTVKDQNASGGVITNAKGIFSLQLAPNASITVSSMGYITQTVSVGEVATLEIRLEPETKTLDDVVVIGYGQARKKDLTGSVVQIRPDNLANENPNTVQDILRGTPGLSVGYDPSAKGGGSLQLRGQRSVYTDGGHNDPLIILDGMIFYGELSEINPDDISQIDVLKDASAAAIYGSRAASGVIIVTTKKGKPGKPVVNFSSNLGATTKSAYREVFGPQAYMKYREDWYKTPTYGLNATTGNYEAYQTAATINKPGYFDTPENLGGLGVSIDQWRAYTTNSAGETDASIYAKRLGLEGGVLKDYLAGNTYDWYKNTFRTGINQDYNTSVSGASDKMNYYMSVGYLRNEGAVNYNNYKAMRSNLKLEGKVNKWLEIGANVNFQDRSDGDLAPGLGTNYWEQNPIRNAPYSHYRNADGSLAQYPMGDESIKRGYNYDFEKQYLELEKGYTVLNTILNAKVKLPFGITYSFNASPRYQWFYNRYFMSAAEPDVLAVNRGVDRESSKRFDWSLNNTLAWEHTFAKKHRVGLTLVQEAEDRRYWQDRTEARNILPSDALGFHNTSNATKENSNFSTTDSHQSADALLARAFYSYDNRYMLTASVRRDGYSAFGQKNPYATFPALAAAWSFVDEKFFKWNNLMSTGKLRVSYGENGNRSLGDPYVSLANLGSGVGATMGYIVASGMEEVKYLLVDRMANPNLQWEKTASLNVGLDYGFLNDRITGALEFYAMRTHDMVMAQRLPGFTGFASITTNLGEVQNKGFEISINSLNVRSNVVEWRTTLNFSYNKNRITHLYYQNENILDASGNVIGVKEMDDKSNGWFIGKPISAIWSHRVTGIWQANEAAEAKKYGQSPGDPKIANIYTADDKKNADGSTTAVYNDYDKVFLGQTAPPINWQLRNDFTFFRNLTLSFNIYSYMGHKSLSGNYMNKDNGGSLITANFNTFSKSYWTPNNPTNKYARLDALGPAGAATDKLYDRSFIRFENVAVGYTFPKTWTRKADIEKVKLYGSVRNVAVWQRDWEYGDPETGNLATRIFSLGLNVTF